In Pseudomonas coleopterorum, the genomic window GCTGGGCGGGCACAAGCTCGCCGGCGCTGGCAATTTCTACGCACCGACGGTGCTTGGCAACGTGCAGCCCGGCATGACCGCCTTCGATCAGGAACTGTTCGGCCCCGTGGCGTCCATCATCGAGGCGCGCGATGCACAGCACGCACTGGCACTGGCCAACGACAGTGAGTTCGGGCTGTCGGCAACGGTGTGGACGGCCGATGCCGAACTGATCGAATACTTCACCGAGCGCCTGGAAACCGGTGCGATCTTCATCAACGGCTACGGTGCGTCGGATGCCCGCGTGGGCTTCGGTGGCATCAAGAAGAGCGGCTTCGGACGCGAACTGTCACACTTCGGTGTGCGCGAGTTCTGCAACGCCCAGACGGTATGGCTCGATCGCCGCTGAGCTGTTCAGGCAGCGGGGTTGTGCGGCATAGTCATGCACTGCATCGTCTACCCACGCCCCGAGGCCCCATGACCCGCACCGTTCTCCAGCAGTTTCCCGCGCAGCGCGACGACATCGGTGACCTGATCACCCGTCGCCCGCTGCCGGGCCCTGGCATCGAGCACCTCGATCCCTTCCTGTTTCTCAACCATCACGGCCCGCAGACCTACCCACGCAACAACCAAGGGCTACCGTTCGGCCCCCATCCCCATCGCGGCTTCGAAACCGTCACGTTTATCCTGCAAGGCGAGCTGTCGCATCTGGACAGCGGCGGCCACGAGAGCATCATCGGTGCCGGTGGTGTGCAGTGGATGACCGCAGGTTCCGGACTGGTCCATGCCGAGCTCTCGCCGCAGTCGTTCAAGCGCGAGGGCGGCCCGCTGGAGATTCTCCAGTTGTGGGTAAACCTCCCCGCACGCCTGAAGATGACTGCCCCGGCCTATGTGGGCCTGCAAGGCGCAGACATTCCCACGATCACTGAACCTCTGGCCGAAGTCCGCCTGATTTCCGGGGAGTATGTTTCCAGTACACAGCGTTCTGAGCGCGGACCGATCGACTCGCTGACGGGTTTGTGTTTGATGACTGTGCACCTGCAACCTGGCGCCCGACTCTCGCTGCCAGCGCCGGTGGGCCATAACGTCTTTCTGTATGTGGTTGACGGCCAAGCCAGCATCGCGGGCACCGCGCTGCAGTGCCATCACCTGGTCAAACTCAGCGACACGCACGACGACGTAACCATCGAGGCCACGGCCTGCGCCACTCTGCTCTACGGCCACGGCGAACCGTTGGGCGAGCCAGTGGCCAGTTACGGACCCTTCGTGATGAATACCCGCGAAGAGATCCAGCAGGCGCTCGCCGATTATCAGGCCGGCAAGTTCGGGCACATCCAGGGCTGAGTTCGTAGCGGTTCCCTGGAGCAAAACCCCAGGGACGCGCCATACTCTGCATGAAGTCGACCCGATAATCACAAGAACCGGACTCATCCATGCAGAACAGCCTCAGCCCGATCGATCGGCGCATCCTGCGCCTGCTCCAACACGACGCCGACCTCTCGGCGGCGCAGGTCGCCGAACGCGTGGAGTTGTCCCAATCGCCGTGCTGGCGACGCATCCACCGCATGCAGGAGGAAGGGCTGATCGAGCGCAAGGTCGCCCTGCTCAACCCGAAAAAGCTCGGCCTGAGCATGACCATCTTCGTCAGCGTCAAGCTGTCGGGCCACGGCCGACGGCACCTGACCGAATTCGAGGAAGCCATCATCGGCTACCCGCAGGTGCTGGAGTGCTACACCATGGCCGGAGGCATGGATTTCATGCTCAAGGTGGTGGCCAAGGACATCGCCAGCTACGAGCGATTCCTGCGTGACCACCTGCTGCAGAAGCCCCACGTGCAGGAAGCCTATTCGAACATCGCCATGAGCGAAGTCAAACGCACGACCGAGCTGCCGTTGGAATGAAGGGTGGAAGGAGAAAAGAAAGAAAACGCAGACAAATCATTTGACATGCAAATGATAACGATTATTATTGAGCTCAACCGGTCGAGAGATCGGTTGGATAATCCGAAGGGCCTTAGGTCGGACCTTCAGATTATCTCCTCATCAGGCTAATCACGGTTTTTGACCCGGCTTTTTGCCGGGTCTTTTTTTTGGCTCTTCAGGCTAATGAAGAGTGTTGCACGCCGTCGGTTTCGAACATCACCGACTTGAAGGCGCCACTGCAAAGATGGCGCGAATGATATCAAAAGAACATCGGAAAACGGAAGTCCGAACTCGCCTTCTCTCTACAGATGACCAGGATTCGCGCAAAAGGAGGTGTCCCCATGACCCCACTGCTCACGCCCTCTCATGATCTGTTGGACCTCATTCACGGCCAGCCGCACCGTCAACGCCTCTATCGGCAGTTGCGTGGCCTGCCGCGCCGAACGCAACAGGTGCTGCTCTACAGCCGTCTCGACGAACTGGACTACCCAGCCATCGCTCAGCGACTGCACCTGACCCTGGGCGACGTCGAACAGCGGATGCAGAGCGCGATGCGCGTCTGCTGCAAACCGCTTCTGCCGGGTCAGAGCCTGGCCATTCACTGGTACGTCAAACTGCAAAATCCGCTCACCACGGCCAGCGAGCGCATCGACTTCCGTCGCTGGCTCGACAGTGACGGCGCGCACCTGGCTGCCTTTCACGCCACCGAGTTGCAATGGCGCCAGTTGCTCGCGCCCGCCACGCTGCTGGGGCATGACCGCTGGCACCACAAGGCTCGGCAAGGGCTGAGCCTACGGGGGTGGGCGACCGCAGGCCTGGCCATGGCACTGGCCCTGGAGTTGATCAGCCAGAGTCTTTGAGCTTACTGAAACAGACCAAGCTGGCCGCCGATCAGCGTGTTGAAGTCGTCGTTGACGAACGGCAGGATCGCATCGGCAATGGGCTGCAGTTGTCGAGTCAGGTAATGGTCATAGTCGATGGGTGACTGTCGCGCTTCAAGAGGTTCGGGCCCCGCAACCGTCATGACATAGCTGATCCAGCCACCACGTTGATACTGCAGCGGTCGCCCTGTGGATCGGTTGTGTTCATCGGCGATACGCGCCGCTCGGACGTGAGGAGGAACATTGCGCTCATAGTCGTGCAACGGCCTGCGCAGCCGCTTGCGATAGACCAACAGGCCGTCCAATTCACCTTCCAGGGTCCGTTTGACGTAATCACGCACATACGCCTGATAGCCCTGGTGCCTGAAGATTTTCGAATAGAGCGCTTGCTGGAACTCGCGAGCCAGCGGCGACCAATCGGTGCGCACGCTCTCCAGGCCCTTGTAGACCATCTCGTCCTGGCCGTCGGCGCGCCTGACCAAGCCTGCGTAGCGCTTCTTGCTGCCCTCTTCCGCGCCACGGATGGTCGGCATCAGAAAGCGCCGGAAGTGGCTCTCGAACTGCAATTCCAATGCACTGTCGAGCCCATATTCGCGCCGCAGATGATCACGCCACCATTGATTGACCTCGGCCACCAGTTGCTTGCCGATACGAGCGGCATCGGCCTCGTCGTGAGCGCCGTTGAGCCAGACGAACGTCGAGTCGGTATCGCCATAGATCACCGGGTACCCGCAGGCCTCGATCAGCTCGCGCGTACGGCGCATGATCTCGTGGCCACGCAGGGTGATCGACGATGCCAGCCGCGTATCGAAAAAGCGGCAACCACTGGAACCCAGTACGCCGTAGAACGCATTCATGATGATCTTCAGCGCCTGCGACAACGGCGCGTTGCCCTGTGCCTTGGCCACTTCACGCCCTTCCCAGACACTTGCGACGATGGCAGGCAGGCAATGGACGGTGCGTGAGAAGCGCGCGCCGCGAAAGCCGGGCACCGAGTGCTCGTCGTCAGGATTGGCCAGGCCTTCGGCCAGACCCACCGGGTCGATCAGAAAGGTGCGGATGATCGACGGGTACAGGCTCTTGTAGTCCAGCACCAGCACCGACTCGTACAGACCCGGCCGCGATTCCATGACGAAGCCGCCGGGACTTGCTTCGGGCGGACGACGGCCGAGGCTGGGCGCGACGAACCCCTGGCGGTGCATCGCCGGCAGATACAGATGGGTGAAGGCCGCGATCGAACCGCCGCTGCGGTCTGCCGGCAGGCCGGTGACGCTGGCGCGCTCGAGCAGGAACGTGAGCAGCTGGGTCTTGGCGAAAATCCGTGTGACCAGTGCGCAGTCCCTTATGTTGTAGCGTGCAAGGGCCGGCTTGTCCTCGGCGAACATGCGGTTGATCTCGTCCATGCGCTGGTACGGCGTGGAAATGTCCTTGCCTTCGCCCAGCAAGGTCTGGGAAACGTTTTCCAGACTGAACGAGGGAAAATTCCAGGTCGCCGAGCGCAAGGCCTCGACGCCGTCGATGATCAACCGCCCGGGAGCGCCGGCGAAATAGTGGTCGTTGCCGCTGCCGTGCTCGCGCCAGGTCATTTCGGCGCCCCCGCGGCCCAACAGCAATGGGACGTTGAGGCGCCTGGCGTGCTCGTGCAGGACCCGCAGGTCGAACTGCACGACATTCCAGCCGATGATTGCGTCCGGGTCGTGCTCGGCGAACCAGGCATTGAGGCTCTGCAGCAGTTCCACTCGGCTGTCCCGATAGTGCAGAGCGAAATCCATCTGACGGGTATCGCCATTGGGCGGGCCCAGCATGAACACGTCGCGCTGCCCGCAGCCCTCGATGCCGATGCAGTAAAGCTCACCCTGGGCCGTGGTCTCGATATCCAGGGAGGCCAGGCGCAGTTGTGGACGGTAGCCCGGCGCCGGTTTGAGCTTGGCCTCATGGTATTGGCCATCGGCCTGCATTTGACCGTCGAAGGCCACACCGGCGGTGATGAAGCGCTCCATCAGGTAGCGCTCATGGGGGCGAATGTCGGCCTCGAAGAGCTCTATCCCGGCTTGCCTGAGCACTGTTTCCACACGCTGCAACTGGCCGTACTGCCGACAGTACAGCCCGGCCACCGGGCGCTGGTCGAAATCACGCAGGGCCAACGGTTTGATCTCGACGCCGGCTTCGTCCTCGAGCAAGCGCCGCGCCTGCTCCTGGTGCTGCACAGGGAGGAACGCCACCGAGGGCTGCGCGGGCAGGCGCACGAGACGTGGGCCGGCGTCGGTCGCCAGCCACAGCTCGATCGACGTACCTTCGGCGGTATCGCGCCAGTGTCGCGTCAGGATGAAGCCCTGTTGTGGGGTCACGGCAGCAGGCCTTTAACGGAAAATGTGGATGCGGCAACGGCACGTCCGGCTCATATGAAGCAACATCATAAACTGTACATCCATACACATAAAGCTTGCCTGTGTCGGCACGTCTGGCATGCTAGACCTCTGTACAGCTTTTCGATCAGGTTCCCATGCGGCTGTTTCTCTGCGAAAAACCGTCCCAGGCAAAGGACATCGCCAAGGTCCTCGGCGCCACGCGTCGTGGCGACGGCTGCTGGCTGGGCAACGCCGTCACGGTCACCTGGTGCATCGGCCACCTGCTGGAGACCGCACCGCCGGACGCCTACGACGCCCGCTACAAGCGCTGGGTGCTGGCCGACCTGCCGATCATCCCGCAGCAATGGAAGATGCAGGTCAAGCGCAAGACCGCCAGCCAGTTCAAGGCGGTCAAGCGCCTGCTGGGTGAAGCTGGGGAACTGGTCATCGCGACGGACGCCGACCGCGAAGGCGAAATGATCGCCCGCGAGCTCGTCCAGCATTGTCGCTACCGGGGTCCGGTGCAGCGCCTTTGGCTCTCGGCCCTGGACGACGCCTCGATCCGCAAGGCGCTGGCGGCCCTCAAGCCAGGTGCCGAGACATTCTCCCTCTACCACAGCGCACTGGGCCGCTCGCGGGCCGACTGGCTGATCGGCATGAACATGAGCCGGCTGTTCACCCTGCTCGGGCGTCAGGCCGGCTACCAGGGTGTGTTGCCCGTGGGGCGCGTCCAGACGCCGACCCTGCGGCTGGTGGTGGACCGCGACCGCAGCATCGCCGATTTCGTCCCCGCCGCCTATTGGGCCATCGATGTGCAACTGCTCGGCGAGCAGACCGAATTCACGGCGCAATGGATACCACCGACGGACAGCTGCGACGACCAGGGACGTTGCCTCAACCATCCGCTGGCGCAACAGGCCGCTGCAGCGATGATGCAGGCAAAACAGGCGACGCTGACCAAGCTGCGCACCGAGCGCATGAAAGAGGCCGCCCCCCTGCCCTTCGACCTGGGCACACTGCAGGAAGTCTGCTCGAAGAAGCTTGGCCTGGGCGCACAGGAGACGCTCGACGTGGCTCAGGCACTGTACGAAACCCACAAGGTCATCACCTACCCTCGCAGCGATTGCGGCTACCTGCCACTCAGCCAGCATGGGGATGCAGGCGCGATCATCGCCGCGCTGGGCCGCGCCGATCCTGGACTGACGCCCTTGCTGCCCTACCTGGATGCCCAGCGCCGCTCACGCGCCTGGAACGACGCCAAGGTCGGTGCCCACCACGGCATCATCCCGACCGCTGTCGCTGCAACGGCGGACAAGCTGCAGGGCAAATACCGCGCGGTCTACAGCCTGATTCGCGCCCGCTACCTGGCGCAGTTCCTGCCCAATCACGAATACGACCGTACCCAGGCCGACTTCGACTGCGCGAGCCACGCGCTGCGTGCGGTAGGCAAACAGGTGGTCGAGCCCGGCTGGAAGCGCGCCATCCCACAAGCCCTCGGCACAGCCAAGGGCCGCGAAGCACCGGCGCCACAGCCCCTGCCGCGGCTGACCCAGGGCCAGACCTGCGCGGTGCGCGAAGTGAAACTCAAGGACCTGTGGACCCAACCGCCCAAGCCCTTCACCGAAGGCGACCTCATCAAGGCGATGAAGAACGTCGCCAAGCTGGTCGAAGACCCGCGCCTGAAGCAGAAACTCAAGGACACCACCGGGATCGGCACCGAGGCCACTCGTGCCGACATCATCCAGGGCCTGATCGACCGTGGTTATCTGACCAAACAGGGCAAGGCCCTGGCCGCCGCACCTGCCGCCTTCAGCTTGATCGACGCGGTCCCTCGGGCCATCGCCGACCCGGGCACCACCGCCATCTGGGAACAGGCGCTGGACATGGTGCAGAGCGGCGAGATGTCGCTGGAGACGTTCGTGGCCAAGCAATCGGCCTGGATGAGCAAGCTGGTGGAACGTTGTGCCGGGTTGCGCATGGTCATCAGCGGCCCGGCGCCGAAGGGTGCCACACCGTGGAAGAACAAACGCAAACGCAAACCCTCCAAGGCGGCCTGAGCTGCAACCCGTCGCTTGAAGCGCCGATACGGTCGGCTTGCTTTGTGAAATGGCGCAACACCCGGTAGGCTGCGCCGATCATTTTCCGCCAGGCCTTGCCCTTGATCGTGCTGCATGACATCGCTGTAGCCAGCGACTTCGACCCTACCATCAGCTGTGACCGCTGCGCGGCCAAATGCTGCCGGCTGGAAGTCATGCTGATCACCGACACCGGCGTGCCGGAACGCTTCATCGAAGTGGATGAATGGGGATCGGAAACCATGTCGCGTCTCGACGATGGCTGGTGCGCGGCACTGGACCGACGCAGCATGAGTTGCAGTATCTACCTGAATCGCCCGTTGATCTGTCGCGAGTTCGACATGGGCGGCCCGGATTGCCAGGAAGAGCGGCTGCGGCCGTAGGCGGCCGCGCCAGGGCTCAGATCACCTTGACCGCACGACCGATG contains:
- a CDS encoding pirin family protein; the encoded protein is MTRTVLQQFPAQRDDIGDLITRRPLPGPGIEHLDPFLFLNHHGPQTYPRNNQGLPFGPHPHRGFETVTFILQGELSHLDSGGHESIIGAGGVQWMTAGSGLVHAELSPQSFKREGGPLEILQLWVNLPARLKMTAPAYVGLQGADIPTITEPLAEVRLISGEYVSSTQRSERGPIDSLTGLCLMTVHLQPGARLSLPAPVGHNVFLYVVDGQASIAGTALQCHHLVKLSDTHDDVTIEATACATLLYGHGEPLGEPVASYGPFVMNTREEIQQALADYQAGKFGHIQG
- a CDS encoding Lrp/AsnC family transcriptional regulator — its product is MQNSLSPIDRRILRLLQHDADLSAAQVAERVELSQSPCWRRIHRMQEEGLIERKVALLNPKKLGLSMTIFVSVKLSGHGRRHLTEFEEAIIGYPQVLECYTMAGGMDFMLKVVAKDIASYERFLRDHLLQKPHVQEAYSNIAMSEVKRTTELPLE
- a CDS encoding sigma factor-like helix-turn-helix DNA-binding protein: MTPLLTPSHDLLDLIHGQPHRQRLYRQLRGLPRRTQQVLLYSRLDELDYPAIAQRLHLTLGDVEQRMQSAMRVCCKPLLPGQSLAIHWYVKLQNPLTTASERIDFRRWLDSDGAHLAAFHATELQWRQLLAPATLLGHDRWHHKARQGLSLRGWATAGLAMALALELISQSL
- a CDS encoding DNA polymerase II, with the protein product MTPQQGFILTRHWRDTAEGTSIELWLATDAGPRLVRLPAQPSVAFLPVQHQEQARRLLEDEAGVEIKPLALRDFDQRPVAGLYCRQYGQLQRVETVLRQAGIELFEADIRPHERYLMERFITAGVAFDGQMQADGQYHEAKLKPAPGYRPQLRLASLDIETTAQGELYCIGIEGCGQRDVFMLGPPNGDTRQMDFALHYRDSRVELLQSLNAWFAEHDPDAIIGWNVVQFDLRVLHEHARRLNVPLLLGRGGAEMTWREHGSGNDHYFAGAPGRLIIDGVEALRSATWNFPSFSLENVSQTLLGEGKDISTPYQRMDEINRMFAEDKPALARYNIRDCALVTRIFAKTQLLTFLLERASVTGLPADRSGGSIAAFTHLYLPAMHRQGFVAPSLGRRPPEASPGGFVMESRPGLYESVLVLDYKSLYPSIIRTFLIDPVGLAEGLANPDDEHSVPGFRGARFSRTVHCLPAIVASVWEGREVAKAQGNAPLSQALKIIMNAFYGVLGSSGCRFFDTRLASSITLRGHEIMRRTRELIEACGYPVIYGDTDSTFVWLNGAHDEADAARIGKQLVAEVNQWWRDHLRREYGLDSALELQFESHFRRFLMPTIRGAEEGSKKRYAGLVRRADGQDEMVYKGLESVRTDWSPLAREFQQALYSKIFRHQGYQAYVRDYVKRTLEGELDGLLVYRKRLRRPLHDYERNVPPHVRAARIADEHNRSTGRPLQYQRGGWISYVMTVAGPEPLEARQSPIDYDHYLTRQLQPIADAILPFVNDDFNTLIGGQLGLFQ
- a CDS encoding DNA topoisomerase III — protein: MRLFLCEKPSQAKDIAKVLGATRRGDGCWLGNAVTVTWCIGHLLETAPPDAYDARYKRWVLADLPIIPQQWKMQVKRKTASQFKAVKRLLGEAGELVIATDADREGEMIARELVQHCRYRGPVQRLWLSALDDASIRKALAALKPGAETFSLYHSALGRSRADWLIGMNMSRLFTLLGRQAGYQGVLPVGRVQTPTLRLVVDRDRSIADFVPAAYWAIDVQLLGEQTEFTAQWIPPTDSCDDQGRCLNHPLAQQAAAAMMQAKQATLTKLRTERMKEAAPLPFDLGTLQEVCSKKLGLGAQETLDVAQALYETHKVITYPRSDCGYLPLSQHGDAGAIIAALGRADPGLTPLLPYLDAQRRSRAWNDAKVGAHHGIIPTAVAATADKLQGKYRAVYSLIRARYLAQFLPNHEYDRTQADFDCASHALRAVGKQVVEPGWKRAIPQALGTAKGREAPAPQPLPRLTQGQTCAVREVKLKDLWTQPPKPFTEGDLIKAMKNVAKLVEDPRLKQKLKDTTGIGTEATRADIIQGLIDRGYLTKQGKALAAAPAAFSLIDAVPRAIADPGTTAIWEQALDMVQSGEMSLETFVAKQSAWMSKLVERCAGLRMVISGPAPKGATPWKNKRKRKPSKAA
- a CDS encoding YkgJ family cysteine cluster protein produces the protein MHDIAVASDFDPTISCDRCAAKCCRLEVMLITDTGVPERFIEVDEWGSETMSRLDDGWCAALDRRSMSCSIYLNRPLICREFDMGGPDCQEERLRP